The sequence GGACAGTTGGAACGGTAAGCAAAGGAAGGACATGTGTAACTGCAAAGAAGACGTGGCCAAAGCATCTCGTTCTTTACAAAGGGAAACCATACGAAGGAGACCCCTTAGAGGCTCTTAAGGAGATGGGACCAGAGGATGTTTTTATCAAGGGTGCAAATGCTATTGACATCAATTGGAACGTCGCCGTTTTTGCTGCGGCCCCCGACGGTGGAACAATCGGAAGGACTTTCGGCTGGACAATAACAAAGGGCGTCTTCACGATAACGCCCATAAGCTTGGAGAAGTTCGTGCCGACACCAGTCGAGGAGAGTGCCAAGCTTACAGGTATTCATTCCTTCGACTGGGGTACTGGTCTCTACGCGGCTCTCGTTCCAATTCCTCATGCTATCCCAATAACTGAAGTCGAGGCATACGGAATCCTTGCTAACGTAGATGCTATTCCAATAGCCGCTGGTGGTGCTGGCGGAGCAGAAGGCAGCGTAACACTAGTTTTGGAGGGCGAAGATGAAGACATGGAGAAGGCCAAAGAAATAACTAAAGCAGTTAAAGGAGAGCCTCCTTTAAAGCCATACACAGAGGACTGCTCCATATGTCCCTTCGCAAAGATCTGTGGAATTGGAACCGGGGCCTTTTGACTGTTTATTCTTTTCTTTTTTAACAACTGAAAGGGCTTAAAAACCCCTAAACAGTCTTGTAAAAATAAAACGGCAACTTTAGGTAACTTTCTCCAAACGTTTTCCAACTATAAAAGTGTCTTCCTTTTTTACTGCTCCTTCGGGTATCATGAGCGGAGCGTGAACCATTGCAAGTGCCATGTTCTCCTTAACTTCCATCGCCCTATGGGGGACAACTATGGTCGTTATTGGGTCTTCCTCGATGAGCAAACCAACCCCATGCGCGTAACCAGTGATATATGCATCAATAAGACCTTTCTCCCGATATATTTTTTCGAGTTCCCTCTCGACGGCAATAAACTTAATTCCGGGCTTTGTAAATTCTACAGCTTTTGTATAAGCTTCTTCCATGGCATTGAGTGCCAGCTTAGCTCTTTCATTTATATTGCCAACTGGGAAAGAACGGGACATGTTAGCATAGTAATGATCCCAATCAGCTCCAATGACCACTGTTACAACTTTTCCTTCCCTAATCTCTGCATCTCTGAAGGGCTCTGCATGGACCCTTGGAGTAGCAGAAACGTATACCTTGGGCTCTTCACTTCCATTAATCATAAGTTCCCTCACAATTTCCGCAGCAACTTCAAGCTCACTTTTTCCAGGGTTTATTTCCTCCTCTACCACTTTCATTCCTTTTTTCGCTATCTTTCCGGCCTTTCTTATCTTTTCGAGTTCCCATTCATCCTTTATCATCCTAAGCTCCATAGAAAGAGCCCTTACATCGACGATCTCAACTCCGGGGTTTAGCTTTTTAAAGAGCTCATAGAATAAAATATAAGCATCTCTCTCAATGCTGAATTCCATCCCAATAGTGTTGAACCCGTTTTTCTTTATCCAAACTGTTACATTAGCCATAAGTTCTTCCGTCTTTTGAAACTCTATTACGTTCTTAATCCAGCTTCTCTGTTTGAAAAGTTCACCTTCTCCCTTAGCAACTATGACAGTAGGTTCGCCTTCTGCAGGGATTAAAAGAGATGGCCTAAGCCACTTTGTTCCAGTGAAGTAAACAAATGTTGAGAGAGTTCTTATAACAGCACCATTGATGTTTTCTCTTTTTAAAAGCTCTTGAAATCGTTTTATCCGTTTTTTAAATATTTCTGCCTTTTCCATCATATGCATAACCTCTACTTATTATTGCCTTCGTAATCATATAAATACCTATCCCCCAGCCAGCAGGGCCAAACCGCCAGATAGTACAATGGGTGCTTAACATTGAGGAAGCCGGCAAGATTAGAGAAGATATGATTTTCGCATATATTCCTCTTAAGTTATCCACAAATTTGAAAAAGAAGAGAAGCAGGACTCAGTCAAGATCCTCTGCGAGCGGTGAGTCCTCTTCCAATTTTGTTCCCTTGCTCAGCATCTCCCTGAGGTCTTTCTCTGGGTCTCCAATGAGCTTTAAGTCAAACTGCTTTCTGAGGACTTCGAACACGTTGGAAGTCAGGAACTCCGGAGCCTTTGGTCCTATATAGATGCCTTTGATCCCAAGGTAGAGGAGCGAGTAGAGTATCGCCACCGCCTTCTGCTCCATCCAGCTGAGGACTATGCTCACCGGCAGGGAATTCACGTCCATTCCAAGCTCGTTCGCCAAGGCAACAGCGATTTCAATTATGGAGTAGACGTTGTTACACTGGCCGAAGTCAAGGAAGCGCGGGATTCCATCAATGGTGCCGTAGTCCCTAGCGTTGTAGCGGAACTTACCGCACGCGGCCGAGAGTATTATCGCGTCCTTCGGAATAAGCTCCGTCAGCCTTTCGTAGTAGCTCATTCCCTTGTGGGGCGTGTCACATCCGCCCACGACGAATATGTGCCTTATCTTGCCCTCCTGGATAAGCTCCAGCAGTTTGTCCTTCATTGCTAAGACGTTCGTGTGATGGAAGCCGGTTAGGAGCTTTCCGCCGTCGTAGGCCTGCATCTTCGGCGTCTCAAGGGCACGCTTTATGAGCGGCTCGAAG comes from Thermococcus aggregans and encodes:
- a CDS encoding M24 family metallopeptidase; this translates as MMEKAEIFKKRIKRFQELLKRENINGAVIRTLSTFVYFTGTKWLRPSLLIPAEGEPTVIVAKGEGELFKQRSWIKNVIEFQKTEELMANVTVWIKKNGFNTIGMEFSIERDAYILFYELFKKLNPGVEIVDVRALSMELRMIKDEWELEKIRKAGKIAKKGMKVVEEEINPGKSELEVAAEIVRELMINGSEEPKVYVSATPRVHAEPFRDAEIREGKVVTVVIGADWDHYYANMSRSFPVGNINERAKLALNAMEEAYTKAVEFTKPGIKFIAVERELEKIYREKGLIDAYITGYAHGVGLLIEEDPITTIVVPHRAMEVKENMALAMVHAPLMIPEGAVKKEDTFIVGKRLEKVT